Proteins from a single region of Deltaproteobacteria bacterium:
- the rfaE2 gene encoding D-glycero-beta-D-manno-heptose 1-phosphate adenylyltransferase yields the protein MSWPALKRRCAAWRRAGRRIVFTNGCFDLLHVGHVRYLSAARRLGDVLVVGVNSDVSVRRLGKGAGRPLVPQAARAEVLAALAPVDAVVIFTQDTPLALIELVQPDVLVKGGDWRPERIVGAEIVRARGGRVRSLRFAPGFSTSALVARIRATSQSRESEVESPK from the coding sequence ATGAGTTGGCCGGCGCTCAAGCGCCGCTGCGCTGCCTGGCGGCGCGCCGGGCGGCGCATCGTTTTCACCAACGGTTGCTTCGACCTGCTGCACGTCGGGCACGTGCGCTACCTGAGCGCGGCCCGCCGCCTCGGTGACGTGCTGGTGGTCGGAGTCAACAGCGACGTCTCGGTGCGCCGGCTGGGCAAGGGGGCGGGCCGGCCATTGGTGCCCCAGGCCGCGCGCGCCGAGGTGCTGGCCGCGCTGGCGCCGGTCGATGCGGTGGTGATCTTCACTCAGGATACGCCGCTGGCGTTGATCGAGTTGGTGCAGCCCGACGTGTTGGTGAAAGGGGGAGACTGGCGCCCCGAGCGCATCGTCGGCGCCGAGATCGTACGCGCACGCGGCGGCCGCGTGCGCTCGCTGCGGTTTGCACCGGGATTCTCGACCAGCGCGCTGGTGGCGCGCATCCGGGCGACGTCCCAGAGTCGAGAGTCCGAAGTCGAAAGTCCAAAGTAG
- a CDS encoding SCP2 sterol-binding domain-containing protein, translated as MSDHDIAAIEGYLRQQLAPRFGQIASAAAQRADPLLGEAHDLRAARGSIAWQVTGAGTWYLNIAEGAMVVDSCPLEAPFMHVAQSLADWQLFAGGAASTGFMGAGASRRALGKARIERLRNLSGTVRFVVTGLGGGGAWSFVTHFGAAPMPPEPQTTVTVDALTMQRLQSGEVSPQLAFMQGKIRITGDVAVAIQLGTVLLM; from the coding sequence ATGAGCGACCATGATATCGCGGCCATCGAGGGTTATCTGCGCCAGCAGCTGGCCCCCCGGTTCGGCCAGATTGCCAGTGCGGCGGCGCAGCGTGCCGACCCGCTGCTGGGCGAAGCCCACGATCTACGAGCCGCCCGCGGTAGCATCGCCTGGCAAGTCACCGGCGCGGGCACCTGGTATCTCAACATCGCCGAGGGCGCGATGGTGGTGGATAGCTGCCCGCTCGAAGCCCCGTTCATGCACGTGGCGCAGTCGCTGGCGGATTGGCAGCTCTTCGCCGGCGGGGCGGCGAGCACCGGCTTCATGGGCGCCGGCGCTTCTCGCCGAGCGCTGGGCAAAGCCCGCATCGAGCGCTTGCGCAACCTCAGCGGCACCGTCCGCTTCGTGGTGACCGGCTTGGGCGGCGGCGGCGCGTGGTCGTTCGTAACCCACTTCGGCGCCGCACCCATGCCGCCCGAGCCGCAGACCACGGTGACGGTTGACGCGCTGACCATGCAGCGCTTGCAGAGCGGCGAGGTCAGCCCCCAGCTTGCCTTCATGCAGGGCAAAATCCGCATCACCGGCGACGTTGCCGTCGCCATCCAACTGGGCACGGTGTTGCTGATGTGA
- a CDS encoding 50S ribosomal protein L28: MARMCEVCGKQSAVGNRVSHANNKSKRLWRPNLQRVRANLAGTVRRILVCTRCLRTGKVLKAA, from the coding sequence ATGGCACGCATGTGTGAAGTCTGTGGCAAGCAGTCCGCGGTGGGCAATCGAGTCAGCCACGCCAACAACAAGTCCAAGCGCCTGTGGCGGCCGAACCTGCAGCGTGTGCGCGCCAATCTTGCGGGCACCGTTCGCCGTATTCTGGTCTGCACCCGTTGTTTGCGCACTGGCAAGGTCCTCAAGGCCGCTTAG
- a CDS encoding MoxR family ATPase — protein sequence MSKANGFKRFQGTPGYIASGPLVDAVNCAIALERPLLLKGEPGTGKTVLAKHVADGLGMPMLSWHIKSTTKAADGLYVYDTVQRLNDSRFGSGDVSDIRRYIKLGPLGQTFAAKERHVLLIDEIDKADLEFPNDLLRELDEMRFSITETSEEVSAQHRPVVMITSNNEKELPDAFLRRCIFYYIEFPDVPLM from the coding sequence ATGAGTAAAGCCAACGGCTTCAAGCGTTTCCAAGGTACGCCCGGCTACATCGCCTCGGGTCCACTGGTCGATGCCGTCAACTGCGCCATCGCCCTCGAACGGCCGCTGCTGCTCAAGGGCGAGCCGGGCACCGGCAAGACGGTGCTCGCCAAGCACGTCGCCGACGGCCTCGGCATGCCGATGCTGTCGTGGCACATCAAGTCGACCACCAAGGCGGCCGACGGGCTCTATGTCTACGACACCGTGCAACGGCTCAACGACAGCCGTTTCGGCTCCGGTGATGTCTCCGACATCCGCCGCTACATCAAGCTTGGGCCGCTGGGCCAGACCTTCGCCGCCAAGGAGCGCCACGTCCTGCTCATCGATGAGATCGACAAGGCCGACCTCGAGTTTCCGAACGACTTGCTCCGCGAGCTGGACGAGATGCGGTTCTCGATCACCGAGACCAGCGAGGAAGTCAGCGCCCAGCACCGCCCGGTGGTGATGATCACCTCGAACAACGAGAAGGAGCTGCCCGACGCCTTCCTGCGCCGCTGCATCTTCTATTACATTGAGTTTCCCGACGTGCCGCTGATG
- a CDS encoding acyl-CoA dehydrogenase family protein, whose translation MIEWSEQHLMIRDAVRRFIEAEIKPKLEQIEHGEQPPYDIIRKLMATFGMVDMARARFESQIARDRARARGEAGAAKSGGGGIGEAAGLALIPIIELCRYCPGIVTAMGVSVGLAAAAIMSKGTVAQKERWGLALLTMEKIGAWAITEPGSGSDAFGGMKSTARRDGDSYLLNGSKTFITNGPYADTIIFICKLDEPGVDAKQRKVLSFVLEKGMPGLTQSKPLRKMGLHSSPTGELFLEDVRVGKDRLLGETEDAPARAGAKETFSMERTGVAAMALGIVQQCLDLSLDYARTRVQFGRPIGDFQLIQLKLAKMEVARMNLQNIVFRQIEMAEHGKGMSFAEASACKLYAAQTATEVALEAVQLFGGNGYMAEYQVEQLCRDAKAMQIYAGTDEIQISQIARSLLAAES comes from the coding sequence ATGATCGAATGGAGCGAACAACACCTCATGATCCGCGACGCCGTGCGGCGGTTCATCGAAGCCGAGATCAAACCGAAGCTCGAACAGATCGAACACGGCGAGCAGCCGCCGTACGACATCATCCGCAAGCTGATGGCCACCTTCGGCATGGTCGATATGGCGCGTGCGCGCTTTGAATCCCAGATCGCGCGCGACCGCGCCCGCGCGCGCGGCGAGGCCGGCGCCGCCAAGTCCGGCGGCGGCGGCATCGGCGAAGCCGCCGGTTTGGCGCTGATCCCGATCATCGAACTGTGCCGGTACTGCCCGGGCATCGTCACCGCCATGGGGGTCAGCGTCGGCTTGGCGGCCGCCGCCATCATGTCCAAAGGGACGGTCGCGCAGAAGGAACGCTGGGGGCTGGCGCTGCTGACGATGGAGAAGATCGGCGCCTGGGCCATCACCGAGCCCGGCTCCGGCTCCGACGCCTTCGGCGGTATGAAGTCCACCGCCCGGCGCGACGGCGACAGCTACCTGCTCAACGGCAGCAAGACCTTCATCACCAACGGTCCCTACGCCGACACCATCATCTTCATCTGCAAGCTGGATGAGCCGGGGGTGGATGCGAAGCAGCGTAAGGTGCTCAGCTTCGTGCTGGAAAAAGGCATGCCGGGCCTGACGCAGTCCAAGCCGTTGCGCAAGATGGGCCTGCACTCCTCGCCCACCGGCGAGCTGTTTCTCGAAGACGTGCGCGTGGGCAAAGACCGGCTGCTGGGCGAGACCGAAGATGCCCCGGCGCGCGCGGGCGCCAAGGAGACCTTCTCGATGGAGCGCACCGGCGTGGCGGCGATGGCCTTGGGCATCGTCCAGCAGTGCCTCGATCTGAGCCTGGACTACGCCCGCACCCGGGTCCAGTTCGGCCGGCCGATCGGCGACTTTCAGCTCATTCAACTCAAGCTCGCCAAGATGGAAGTGGCGCGCATGAATCTGCAGAACATCGTCTTCCGGCAAATCGAGATGGCCGAACACGGCAAGGGGATGAGTTTCGCCGAAGCCTCGGCGTGCAAGCTCTACGCCGCGCAGACGGCCACCGAGGTCGCGCTCGAAGCGGTGCAGCTGTTCGGCGGCAATGGCTACATGGCCGAGTACCAGGTCGAGCAGCTCTGCCGCGATGCCAAGGCGATGCAGATTTACGCCGGCACCGACGAAATCCAGATCTCACAGATCGCCCGCAGTCTACTGGCGGCGGAGTCGTAG
- a CDS encoding bifunctional (p)ppGpp synthetase/guanosine-3',5'-bis(diphosphate) 3'-pyrophosphohydrolase: MKAADLIEKVRAYNSAGDAELIRQAYDFSARVHKGQKRESGEPYLTHPAAVAGIIAELRLDVPSIVAALLHDTVEDTLTTLEEIEAAFGQEVAALVDGVTKISQINFTSREEKQAENFRKMIFAMARDIRVILIKLADRTHNLRTLNALPAERQQDIAQETLDIYAPLAHRLGIYWIKSELEDSALRYLRPEVYYQLKRNVAKKKAARERYIKEVIDVLRKRLETAGISAELSGRPKHFYSIYQKMQSQNLLYDQIYDLVAFRVIVDTVRECYEALGVVHAAWKPVPGRFKDYIGLPKANGYQSLHTTVIGPYGERMEVQIRTHEMHRVAESGIAAHWRYKGPGTPAEETQRFAWLRQLLEWQQNLSDPQDFLRSVKDDLFSDEVFVFTPRGDLFNFPEGASVIDFAFRIHSEVGNHCAGARVNSRLVPLRYRLHNGDTVEIITTATQTPSSDWLNFVKTSRAKARIRSWIKYQQRARSIAVGREILERDLARYDLDLGKLRKDGKLAAAVSGLSVRDEDTLLAAVGYGKITAHQVMVYVVPPEQLKAAAAAHEESALKRLFRMVRRQAPGGVRVSGVEDMLVRFGKCCDPLPGERILGFITRGRGVTVHTIDCPRVLESDPQRRVEVVWEDGAQKALRPVTVEVTCVDEPGLLAAMSKAISGTGVNISRAQVKSEPDKHALNSFEVMVGDANQLNRVIRALSKVRGVTRVARARG, from the coding sequence ATGAAAGCGGCCGACCTGATCGAGAAGGTCCGCGCTTACAACAGCGCCGGCGATGCCGAGCTCATCCGCCAGGCGTACGACTTCTCCGCGCGCGTCCACAAGGGCCAAAAACGCGAGTCGGGCGAGCCCTACCTCACTCATCCCGCCGCTGTCGCCGGCATCATCGCCGAGCTGCGGCTCGATGTTCCCAGCATCGTCGCCGCCCTGCTGCACGACACGGTCGAGGACACGCTGACGACGCTGGAGGAGATCGAGGCCGCTTTCGGCCAAGAGGTCGCCGCCCTAGTCGACGGCGTCACCAAGATCAGCCAGATCAACTTCACCAGCCGCGAGGAGAAACAGGCCGAGAACTTCCGCAAGATGATCTTCGCCATGGCGCGCGACATCCGCGTCATCCTGATCAAACTCGCCGACCGCACCCATAACCTGCGCACGCTCAACGCCCTGCCGGCGGAACGCCAGCAGGACATTGCCCAGGAGACGCTCGACATCTACGCGCCGCTGGCGCACCGGCTGGGCATCTACTGGATCAAGAGCGAACTCGAAGACAGCGCCCTGCGTTACCTGCGCCCGGAGGTCTACTACCAGCTCAAGCGCAACGTCGCCAAGAAGAAAGCCGCGCGCGAGCGCTACATCAAGGAAGTCATCGACGTGCTGCGCAAGCGGCTGGAGACCGCCGGCATCAGCGCCGAACTCTCCGGCCGGCCCAAACACTTCTACTCGATCTACCAGAAGATGCAGAGCCAGAACCTGCTCTACGATCAGATCTACGACCTGGTCGCCTTCCGTGTCATCGTCGACACCGTGCGCGAGTGCTACGAAGCGCTCGGGGTGGTGCACGCCGCTTGGAAGCCGGTGCCCGGCCGCTTCAAGGATTACATCGGCCTGCCGAAAGCCAACGGCTACCAGTCGCTGCACACCACCGTCATCGGACCCTACGGCGAGCGCATGGAGGTGCAGATTCGCACCCACGAGATGCACCGGGTGGCGGAATCGGGCATCGCCGCCCACTGGCGCTACAAGGGGCCGGGCACGCCGGCCGAGGAAACCCAGCGCTTTGCCTGGCTGCGCCAGCTGCTCGAGTGGCAGCAGAACCTCTCCGACCCGCAGGACTTCCTGCGTTCGGTCAAGGACGATCTTTTCAGCGACGAGGTCTTCGTCTTCACGCCCCGCGGCGATCTGTTCAATTTCCCCGAGGGCGCCTCGGTCATCGACTTCGCCTTCCGCATCCACTCGGAGGTCGGCAACCACTGCGCCGGGGCGCGCGTCAACAGCCGGCTGGTGCCGCTGCGCTATCGGCTGCACAATGGCGACACGGTGGAAATCATCACCACCGCCACTCAGACTCCCAGCTCCGACTGGCTCAATTTCGTCAAGACCAGCCGCGCCAAGGCCCGCATCCGCAGTTGGATCAAGTACCAGCAGCGCGCGCGTAGCATCGCCGTCGGCCGCGAAATCCTCGAGCGTGATCTGGCGCGCTATGACCTCGATCTGGGGAAGTTGCGCAAGGACGGCAAACTGGCCGCCGCGGTCAGCGGCCTGTCGGTGCGCGATGAAGACACCCTGCTAGCCGCGGTCGGTTACGGTAAGATCACCGCGCACCAGGTGATGGTCTACGTCGTGCCGCCCGAGCAGCTGAAGGCGGCGGCCGCGGCCCACGAAGAAAGCGCGCTCAAGCGGCTGTTTCGCATGGTGCGCCGCCAAGCCCCCGGCGGCGTGCGTGTCAGCGGTGTCGAGGACATGTTGGTGCGCTTCGGCAAGTGCTGCGACCCGCTGCCGGGCGAGCGCATCCTCGGCTTCATTACCCGCGGCCGCGGCGTCACCGTGCACACCATCGACTGCCCGCGGGTGCTGGAGAGCGACCCGCAACGGCGCGTCGAGGTAGTGTGGGAAGACGGCGCCCAGAAGGCGCTGCGGCCGGTGACCGTCGAGGTCACCTGCGTCGATGAGCCGGGCTTGCTGGCCGCCATGAGCAAGGCCATCAGCGGCACCGGCGTCAACATCAGCCGGGCCCAGGTCAAGAGCGAGCCCGACAAGCACGCGCTCAACTCCTTCGAGGTCATGGTCGGCGACGCCAACCAGCTCAACCGCGTGATCCGCGCCCTCAGCAAGGTGCGCGGCGTCACCCGCGTTGCGCGGGCGCGCGGATGA
- a CDS encoding VWA domain-containing protein, giving the protein MFLDLFYGLRNEGVPLAIQEWQAFLRALEEDLHGSSLLRFYHLGRACLIKSETYFDAYDRVFARVFKGVEGRLDEQATERVLEWLRDPKNFPELSPEELARLEQLSADELMRRFLETLEKQTERHDGGDRWVGTGGKSPYGHGGQHPTGIRVGGPSKSRSAMKVAEERRFKDYRTDLTLDVRQLRTALRRLRQLTRGGEASELDLDETIDETCKNAGEIELVFRPPRRNDVHLLLLMDVGGTMEPFFEPVSRLLTALHEERGLRQFQPYYFHNCVYDHIYSGARMTRAEAVPTGDVLSRLDNRWKVLFVGDASMHPAELLEPFGNIDPRRTSDTPGIAWLHRIATHFERSVWLNPETPPYWEAHTVRLIRRLFPMFHLSVDGLTQAVQALVGARV; this is encoded by the coding sequence ATGTTCCTCGACCTCTTCTACGGCTTGCGCAACGAGGGTGTTCCGCTCGCCATCCAGGAGTGGCAGGCCTTTCTGCGCGCGCTTGAAGAAGACCTGCACGGCTCTAGTCTGCTGCGCTTCTACCACCTCGGCCGCGCCTGCCTGATCAAGAGCGAGACTTACTTCGATGCCTACGACCGCGTCTTCGCGCGCGTCTTCAAGGGGGTCGAAGGTAGACTCGACGAGCAGGCCACCGAGAGGGTGCTCGAATGGCTGCGTGATCCGAAGAACTTCCCCGAGCTCTCGCCCGAGGAACTGGCGCGGCTGGAGCAGCTGAGCGCGGATGAATTGATGCGGCGCTTTCTCGAAACGCTGGAGAAGCAGACCGAACGCCACGACGGCGGCGATCGCTGGGTCGGTACCGGCGGCAAGTCCCCCTACGGCCACGGCGGACAACACCCCACCGGCATTCGCGTCGGCGGGCCGAGCAAGAGCCGCTCGGCGATGAAGGTGGCGGAAGAACGCCGCTTCAAGGACTACCGCACCGACCTCACCCTCGATGTCCGCCAGCTACGCACCGCCTTGCGCCGCCTGCGCCAGCTCACCCGCGGTGGCGAGGCCAGCGAACTCGACCTCGATGAGACCATCGACGAAACCTGCAAGAACGCCGGCGAGATCGAACTGGTGTTTCGCCCCCCGCGCCGCAACGACGTGCACTTGCTCTTGCTCATGGATGTCGGCGGCACCATGGAGCCGTTCTTCGAGCCGGTGAGCCGGCTGCTCACCGCCCTGCATGAAGAACGCGGCCTGCGCCAGTTCCAGCCTTACTACTTCCACAACTGCGTCTACGACCACATCTACAGCGGCGCGCGCATGACCCGGGCCGAAGCCGTGCCCACCGGTGACGTGTTGAGCCGGCTCGACAACCGCTGGAAGGTGTTGTTCGTCGGCGACGCCTCGATGCACCCGGCCGAGCTGCTCGAACCCTTCGGCAACATCGATCCGCGCCGCACCTCCGATACGCCCGGCATCGCCTGGCTCCACCGCATCGCCACCCACTTCGAGCGCTCGGTCTGGCTCAATCCCGAAACGCCGCCCTACTGGGAGGCACACACCGTGCGCCTGATTCGCCGCCTCTTTCCGATGTTCCACCTCAGCGTCGACGGCCTAACGCAAGCCGTGCAAGCGTTGGTCGGCGCCCGCGTCTAG
- a CDS encoding cytidylate kinase family protein, producing the protein MLITISGTPGSGKTTVARLLSRQLGLPHVYAGDLYRHEAERRGLSLAEFNRLAEHDHSIDRELDARLAAYARQGNVVLEGRLAAFIARQEGVPALKVWLTASDETRARRVAERERGDWRQILQDNRERNHSDATRYRAIYGFDLNDTSLYDLILHTDDETPAALTEQILAAVRAESPKQRAAPARQGR; encoded by the coding sequence ATGCTGATTACGATCTCCGGCACGCCCGGCAGCGGCAAGACCACGGTGGCGCGTTTGCTCAGCCGGCAGCTGGGGTTGCCCCACGTCTACGCCGGCGATCTCTACCGCCACGAAGCCGAGCGGCGCGGCTTGTCGCTGGCCGAGTTCAACCGGCTGGCCGAGCACGATCACTCGATCGACCGCGAGCTCGACGCCCGCTTGGCGGCCTACGCCCGTCAAGGCAACGTCGTGCTCGAAGGCCGCCTGGCCGCCTTCATCGCCCGGCAAGAAGGGGTGCCCGCGCTCAAGGTCTGGCTCACGGCTAGTGATGAGACGCGCGCCCGCCGTGTCGCCGAACGCGAGCGCGGCGATTGGCGGCAGATCCTCCAGGATAACCGCGAGCGCAATCACTCTGACGCCACCCGTTACCGGGCCATCTACGGCTTCGATCTTAACGACACCTCGCTCTACGATCTTATCCTCCACACCGACGACGAGACCCCGGCGGCGCTGACGGAACAAATCCTGGCGGCGGTGCGCGCCGAGTCGCCCAAGCAGCGAGCAGCGCCGGCGCGGCAGGGGCGATGA
- a CDS encoding glucose-6-phosphate isomerase (catalyzes the formation of D-fructose 6-phosphate from D-glucose 6-phosphate), with the protein MPDYRRRAAREAMSVRLDVNGMMAEAIGQQGTTREEVEELALRAAELAHVLLARRAAGELPFYELPHRREALAAVNAAATAVRGLDTLVVLGIGGSALGARTLIEALGRPSPRVLVVDNIDPVTVGALLDGLDLTRTVFNVVSKGGETAETMAQFLIIREQLLRQLGAVDYKQRLVITTDAESGHLRQIVNDEGFLDLSVPAGVGGRFSVLTPVALFPAAIAGVKLEELLAGAAWMDTRTQGVELWRNPAHLLAALLYLAEVKQRRNVVVLMPYCDRLRLLAQWFAQLWAESLGKAETVDGQPAHCGQTPVAALGATDQHSLLQLLMAGPADKVVVLVRVEDHGRELSIPAAYADLDGVGYLGGNCLGALLNMEQRATELALVQSQRPVITLSLPQLNAFTLGQLLYLFEVATVFAGALHRINPLDQPGVERGKRLTYGLAGRKGFEAQRAEVEDWQARKRTEYVL; encoded by the coding sequence ATGCCGGACTATCGCCGCCGGGCCGCGCGCGAAGCCATGAGCGTGCGGCTCGACGTCAACGGCATGATGGCAGAAGCCATCGGCCAGCAGGGGACAACACGGGAGGAGGTGGAGGAGCTGGCGCTGCGGGCGGCGGAGCTCGCGCACGTGCTGCTCGCTCGCCGGGCGGCCGGGGAGCTGCCCTTCTACGAACTGCCGCACCGGCGCGAAGCGCTGGCGGCCGTCAACGCCGCCGCTACCGCCGTACGCGGGCTCGACACGCTGGTCGTCCTCGGCATCGGCGGCTCGGCACTGGGCGCACGCACGCTGATCGAGGCGCTCGGGCGCCCCAGTCCGCGCGTGCTGGTGGTCGATAACATCGACCCGGTCACGGTCGGTGCCCTGCTCGATGGCCTCGATCTTACGCGCACGGTCTTCAACGTGGTCAGCAAGGGCGGCGAAACCGCGGAAACCATGGCCCAGTTTCTCATCATCCGCGAGCAGCTGCTGCGCCAGCTCGGGGCGGTCGACTACAAGCAGCGCTTGGTGATCACCACCGACGCTGAGTCGGGTCACCTGCGCCAGATCGTCAACGACGAGGGCTTCCTCGACTTGAGCGTGCCGGCCGGGGTCGGCGGGCGCTTCTCGGTGTTGACGCCGGTGGCTTTGTTTCCTGCCGCCATCGCCGGGGTCAAGCTCGAGGAGTTGCTGGCGGGCGCCGCCTGGATGGATACACGCACGCAAGGTGTCGAGCTCTGGCGCAATCCGGCCCATCTGCTGGCCGCGTTGTTGTACCTGGCCGAGGTCAAACAGCGCCGCAACGTGGTGGTGCTGATGCCGTACTGCGATCGCTTGCGGCTGCTGGCGCAGTGGTTCGCCCAGCTTTGGGCCGAGAGTTTGGGAAAGGCCGAGACCGTCGACGGCCAGCCGGCCCACTGCGGCCAAACCCCGGTGGCGGCCCTCGGCGCCACCGACCAACACTCGCTGTTACAGCTGCTGATGGCCGGGCCGGCCGACAAGGTGGTGGTGCTGGTGCGGGTCGAAGATCACGGCCGCGAACTCAGCATCCCGGCGGCTTACGCCGATCTCGACGGCGTCGGCTACCTCGGCGGCAATTGCCTCGGGGCACTGCTGAACATGGAGCAACGCGCCACCGAGCTGGCGCTGGTGCAAAGCCAGCGGCCGGTGATCACGCTCAGCCTGCCGCAGCTCAACGCCTTCACGCTCGGGCAGCTGCTCTACCTGTTCGAGGTCGCCACCGTGTTCGCCGGCGCCTTGCACCGCATCAACCCGCTCGATCAGCCGGGCGTCGAGCGCGGCAAGCGCCTGACCTACGGCTTGGCCGGCCGCAAGGGCTTCGAGGCCCAGCGCGCCGAGGTCGAGGACTGGCAGGCGCGCAAGCGCACGGAGTACGTGCTGTGA
- a CDS encoding RidA family protein has translation MKTVVSSDSAPAAIGPYSQALRAGDWLFCSGQIGLDPLTGTLVSGAVVAETEQVLANLAAVLQAAGGSLADVVRTTIYLVDLSDFARVNEVYAAHFRQPYPARATVGVASLPRGARVEIDAIALLAGAAATR, from the coding sequence ATGAAGACGGTAGTCAGCAGCGATTCCGCGCCGGCGGCCATCGGCCCTTATTCGCAGGCACTGCGCGCCGGCGATTGGCTGTTTTGCTCGGGCCAGATCGGGTTGGACCCGCTCACCGGCACGCTCGTAAGTGGCGCGGTGGTAGCGGAGACGGAACAGGTGCTGGCAAACCTGGCGGCGGTGCTCCAAGCGGCGGGCGGCTCACTCGCCGATGTGGTGCGAACGACGATCTACCTCGTTGATCTCAGCGACTTCGCGCGGGTCAACGAGGTCTATGCGGCCCACTTCCGCCAGCCCTACCCCGCCCGGGCGACGGTCGGAGTCGCCAGCCTGCCGCGCGGTGCACGGGTCGAGATCGATGCGATTGCCTTGCTCGCAGGGGCAGCCGCTACTCGCTGA